Proteins encoded within one genomic window of Candidatus Aminicenantes bacterium:
- the tuf gene encoding elongation factor Tu (EF-Tu; promotes GTP-dependent binding of aminoacyl-tRNA to the A-site of ribosomes during protein biosynthesis; when the tRNA anticodon matches the mRNA codon, GTP hydrolysis results; the inactive EF-Tu-GDP leaves the ribosome and release of GDP is promoted by elongation factor Ts; many prokaryotes have two copies of the gene encoding EF-Tu): protein VTGYRPQFFFRTTDVTGSVKLPEGVEMVMPGDNANLEIELIMPIAMEKGLKFAIREGGRTVGAGSVTDIIE, encoded by the coding sequence TCGTGACCGGGTACCGGCCGCAGTTTTTCTTCCGCACCACGGACGTAACCGGGTCGGTAAAGCTCCCCGAGGGCGTGGAGATGGTCATGCCCGGGGACAACGCCAACCTGGAGATCGAGCTGATCATGCCCATCGCCATGGAGAAAGGGCTGAAGTTCGCCATCCGCGAAGGCGGCCGCACCGTCGGCGCCGGCAGCGTGACCGATATCATCGAGTAA
- the rpsJ gene encoding 30S ribosomal protein S10, with the protein MLTKIRIKLKSFDNRVLDKSSAEIVAKAKRTGAIVTGPIPLPTKIERFCVLRSPNTDKKSREHFERRSHARLIEIREHNDDTISELKKMDLPAGVEVEVKSN; encoded by the coding sequence ATGTTAACCAAGATCAGAATCAAGTTAAAATCGTTCGACAACCGGGTGCTGGACAAGTCATCGGCGGAAATCGTCGCCAAGGCCAAGCGGACCGGCGCCATCGTCACCGGCCCCATCCCCCTGCCGACCAAGATCGAGCGCTTCTGCGTCCTCCGTTCACCGAATACCGACAAGAAATCGCGCGAGCATTTCGAACGCCGTTCCCATGCCCGGCTGATCGAGATCCGCGAACACAACGACGATACGATTTCCGAATTGAAAAAAATGGATCTACCCGCCGGCGTCGAGGTCGAGGTCAAATCCAACTAA
- the rplC gene encoding 50S ribosomal protein L3 codes for MIQGIIGKKMGMTQVFTDDGRVIPVTMIKAACVVVQKRTGEGQKTRVQLGFVEDKPVKNVGKPQKGHFAKAKVPPTRRLHEFFLNGTEINVGDAVGADIFAESEIVRVLGTTKGKGFQGVVKRYGFAGGRSSHGSMFHRAIGSAGSNTYPGEVIKGKRMPGRMGGESKTVMGLEVVKVDKERNLLLVKGAVPGCKNNYLYILKNSF; via the coding sequence ATGATACAGGGAATAATTGGCAAAAAAATGGGCATGACGCAGGTGTTCACCGACGACGGTCGGGTGATCCCCGTGACCATGATCAAGGCCGCTTGCGTGGTGGTTCAAAAACGGACCGGCGAAGGCCAGAAAACGAGGGTCCAGCTGGGTTTTGTCGAGGATAAACCGGTCAAGAACGTCGGCAAACCGCAGAAGGGGCATTTCGCCAAGGCCAAGGTGCCGCCGACGCGCAGGCTGCATGAGTTTTTTCTGAACGGTACCGAGATCAATGTCGGCGATGCGGTCGGGGCCGATATTTTCGCAGAAAGCGAGATCGTCCGCGTGCTGGGGACGACCAAGGGCAAAGGATTCCAGGGCGTCGTCAAGCGCTATGGCTTTGCCGGCGGCCGCTCGAGCCACGGTTCCATGTTTCACCGCGCCATCGGCTCGGCCGGCAGCAACACCTACCCGGGCGAGGTCATCAAGGGCAAGCGCATGCCCGGCCGCATGGGCGGCGAGAGCAAGACCGTCATGGGCTTGGAAGTAGTCAAGGTGGACAAGGAAAGGAATCTGCTTCTGGTCAAGGGGGCCGTTCCCGGTTGCAAGAACAACTACCTCTATATTTTGAAGAATTCCTTCTAA